The DNA sequence TTTTGGCAATATCCAGTGCCACATCCAAAGGAATTTTATCCACTCCGGCTGTGGAGTAGCCGTCTGTAAGCAAAATAGCAACTTTTGATTTTGCTTTGCTCATTTTTAACAGGTTCACTCCCTGTGCCAATGCTTCATACAGGGCTGTATATTTTCCCGCCATTCCTACTTCAAGCTGAGCAACAATGCGGGACAGTATATGCTTGTCATATGTCAACGGTGAAGCGATAAAAGAGTAGGAACCAAAAACGACAAGTCCCATATTGTCATTTTCTCTTTTGTTTATAAAATCCCGTACAATTGATTTCACAACATCAAAGCGTGATGCAGCGGGGTTGAGCGGGTCAAATCCACGCTCTTTCATAGAACCCGAAGCATCCAGAATAAGGGCTATCTCATGCCCGTGTTTTGGCTTCAACTCATACGGTTCGTCTTTTACCGGCGACATAAGTGCCAAAATCATCATAACAATTGTGAGCCATTTTAAAAAGAAAAGCAGTTTTGATGCAGAAACATTGCTCTTCATAAACTGTGAAGCATGCGGAAAGTAAATTGAAGGCAGCTTCATTTTGCAAAGTGTTTCACATGCTATAAAAAAGAATATAACAAACAGTAATTTTGGAAATTCGAAATATATGCCGTCAAACATCTATCATTCCCTTATATAACTCTATTACATGTAAAGTATCTGTATCAAAATTTTCTACATTTTTTTTATATTTATATTTTTGGAGTATTTGCAACATATTTTCATAGGCTTTTAAATG is a window from the Sulfurimonas hydrogeniphila genome containing:
- a CDS encoding vWA domain-containing protein is translated as MKLPSIYFPHASQFMKSNVSASKLLFFLKWLTIVMMILALMSPVKDEPYELKPKHGHEIALILDASGSMKERGFDPLNPAASRFDVVKSIVRDFINKRENDNMGLVVFGSYSFIASPLTYDKHILSRIVAQLEVGMAGKYTALYEALAQGVNLLKMSKAKSKVAILLTDGYSTAGVDKIPLDVALDIAKKEGVKVYPIGIGAPDEYNRAVLMKIAKETGGVAFGAANASQLKEVYEKIDALEKSEIKNETFSYKNYYYFYPLFIALLSLLLYVYLRNKRGSVI